From one Lycium barbarum isolate Lr01 chromosome 6, ASM1917538v2, whole genome shotgun sequence genomic stretch:
- the LOC132645218 gene encoding probable serine/threonine-protein kinase At1g54610 — protein MGCVFGREVSSGLVQNGREEKREGVNHEKKSKNISVESTETLEVKGDENVTVANEVVEANEGDVTKKDDKAEPDGKPRKEKRRSKPDPRLSNPPKHKHGEQVAAGWPSWLSTHVGEAIDGWLPRRADTFEKIDKIGQGTYSNVYKARDTITGKIVALKKVRFDNLEPESVRFMAREIIILRRLDHPNVIKLEGLVTSRMSCSLYLVFEYMEHDLAGLAASPEIKFTEAQVKCYMHQLLSGLEHCHNRHVLHRDIKGSNLLLDNSGILRIADFGLATIFDPRHKHQMTSRVVTLWYRPPELLLGATDYSVGIDLWSAGCILAELLAGKPIMPGRTEVEQLHKIYKLCGSPSEEYWKKSKLPNATLFKPREPYKRCIRETFKDFPQSSLPLIDTLLAIDPAERKTATDALLSEFFNTEPYACDPSSLPQYPPTKEMDAKRRDDEARRLRAANKAQGDGAKRVRHRERARAGPAPDANAENQANIDRRRLITHANAKSKSEKFPPPHQDGGLGVPLGASHHIDPSLVPPDVPFSSTQFTYSKEPVQNWSGPLVEPASAGGRRKKHTAGDAKKHSTKKR, from the exons ATGGGGTGTGTTTTCGGGCGGGAGGTTTCATCAGGCTTAGTACAGAACGGCAGGGAGGAGAAAAGGGAAGGTGTGAATCATGAGAAGAAGAGTAAGAACATTAGTGTTGAATCCACTGAAACTTTAGAGGTCAAGGGGGATGAAAATGTAACTGTTGCTAATGAAGTTGTGGAAGCCAATGAGGGTGATGTAACTAAGAAGGATGACAAGGCGGAGCCTGACGGAAAACCTaggaaagaaaagagaaggtCGAAGCCCGATCCAAGATTAAGTAATCCACCTAAGCATAAACATGGGGAGCAGGTCGCTGCTGGATGGCCTTCCTGGCTCTCTACTCATGTTGGGGAAGCAATTGATGGTTGGCTCCCACGTCGGGCTGACACTTTCGAGAAAATCGATAAG atTGGCCAAGGGACATACAGTAATGTTTACAAAGCGAGAGACACCATTACCGGTAAAATTGTTGCTCTAAAGAAAGTGCGTTTTGACAACCTAGAACCTGAGAGTGTGAGATTCATGGCTAGAGAAATTATCATTTTGCGACGACTAGATCATCCTAATGTCATCAAATTGGAAGGTTTGGTTACTTCAAGAATGTCATGTAGTTTATACCTGGTATTTGAATACATGGAGCATGATTTGGCTGGACTTGCTGCGAGTCCAGAGATCAAGTTTACGGAAGCACAG GTTAAATGCTACATGCATCAGCTATTATCTGGCCTAGAGCATTGTCACAATCGTCATGTGCTCCATCGCGATATTAAGGGGTCAAATCTTCTTCTTGACAATTCTGGCATACTCAGAATTGCGGATTTTGGACTGGCTACAATTTTTGATCCTCGTCATAAGCATCAAATGACTAGTCGAGTGGTTACTCTATGGTATAGACCGCCAGAGTTGCTTCTAGGTGCTACTGATTATAGTGTAGGTATTGATTTATGGAGTGCAGGTTGCATCTTAGCTGAGTTGTTGGCTGGAAAACCTATTATGCCGGGTCGGACAGAG GTAGAGCAACTGCATAAGATATATAAACTATGTGGCTCGCCATCAGAGGAGTACTGGAAGAAGTCCAAGTTGCCGAATGCAACACTATTCAAGCCCCGAGAACCCTACAAACGATGCATTAGGGAGACTTTTAAAGATTTTCCTCAGTCTTCACTTCCACTGATTGATACACTACTTGCAATTGATCCAGCAGAGCGCAAGACGGCAACTGATGCATTACTAAGTGAA TTTTTCAATACAGAGCCATATGCTTGTGATCCCTCTAGTCTTCCACAGTATCCTCCGACCAAAGAAATGGATGCCAAACGGCGGGATGATGAAGCTAGACG GCTAAGAGCGGCTAATAAAGCTCAAGGAGATGGTGCTAAGAGAGTACGCCATCGTGAACGGGCCCGTGCAGGCCCTGCTCCAGATGCCAATGCAGAGAATCAAGCTAATATTGAT CGGCGGCGCCTAATCACACATGCAAATGCAAAGAGCAAGAGTGAGAAGTTTCCCCCACCACACCAGGATGGAGGACTTGGTGTTCCCTTGGGTGCTTCACATCACATTGATCCGTCTCTTGTCCCTCCTGATGTGCCATTCAGTTCAacccaattcacatattcaaaaGAACCTGTACAGAATTGGTCAGGTCCTCTAGTTGAGCCTGCATCAGCTGGTGGAAGGCGGAAGAAGCATACTGCGGGTGATGCCAAAAAGCATTCGACAAAGAAAAGATGA
- the LOC132645219 gene encoding pentatricopeptide repeat-containing protein At5g03800 yields the protein MAAIIHSPNNSIPISLLPVQPFNLHSLFSCNSSLTTTKKTKYKHHKPSLFLQNPSKSHFYQPLLTPQQFKDSNVSVDSETNRIDYANLLRISVRCGDVVLTKIIHSSILKLEEEDVYLKNALIAAYVKLGHLNLAERVFDLLLSPDVVSYTAIISAFAKSNRQREAFELFLEMRELGIVPNEFTYVAILTACIRSLNLELGCQIHGLVIRLGYSSYTYVVNALMGLYSKCGLLEFVVLLFNDMPKRDIVSWNTVIACMAEESMYDRAFEMYRELRRNECLIADHFTVSTLLAASSRCLAVREGQELHRHALKSGLHGNLSVNNALIGFYTKCGTLKNVVDVFERMPVKDVFSWTEMVVAYMEFGHVDLAMEIFNSMPDRNSVSYNALLAGFSQNNEGFKALALFCRMLEGRMELDDFTLTSVLNACGSMTDRKVSKQIHAFILKLGLKSNDCIDSALVDMCTRCGRMDDAKKIFHELPLDHDNSIALTSIISAYARNGQPEEAISLFLVRHSEESLVVDEVALATILGVCGTLGIQKFGEQIHCYAWKHGLMSDTGVGNATISMYSKCGEMRSAINTFEAMPTHDLVSWNGLLTCYVLHRQGDGALDTWTKMEKLRVKPDSITCLLVISAYRHTSRNLVDGCQKFFSSMQSSYNVNPTSEHYAGFVGVLGYWDLLEEAEKIISAMPFEPKASVWHALLEGCRIHANAIIGKRVMKNILSIVPQDPSTFILKSNLYSASGRWQCSEVVRAEMREKGIRKIPARSWIIFGDKVHSFFARDKLHSQSKDIYSGLQILIMECLKAGYVPDTSFVLHEVEEHQKKDFLFYHSAKLAVTFGLLMTRPGRPVHVMKNVLLCGDCHTFFKYVSVVTKRDIHVRDASGFHHFVNGKCSCRDNWC from the coding sequence ATGGCTGCCATTATCCACAGCCCCAACAACTCCATCCCTATATCCCTTCTACCTGTTCAACCCTTTAACCTTCATTCACTTTTTAGCTGCAATTCAAGCCTAACAACTACCAAGAAAACCAAATATAAGCATCATAAACCCTCTTTGTTTCTCCAAAACCCTTCAAAATCTCATTTTTATCAACCCCTTTTAACCCCTCAGCAATTTAAAGACTCTAATGTATCAGTAGATTCTGAAACTAATAGGATTGATTATGCCAATTTGCTTAGAATTTCTGTTAGGTGTGGTGATGTTGTGCTGACTAAGATAATTCATTCTTCAATTCTTAAACTTGAAGAAGAGGATGTTTATTTGAAAAATGCTTTAATTGCAGCTTATGTCAAATTGGGTCACTTGAATCTTGCTGAGAGAGTTTTTGATTTGCTTTTGAGCCCTGATGTTGTGTCATACACTGCGATTATATCGGCTTTTGCTAAGTCGAATCGTCAAAGAGAAGCCTTTGAGCTGTTtcttgaaatgagggagttaggTATTGTACCAAATGAATTTACTTATGTTGCTATTTTGACTGCTTGTATTCGTTCGTTGAATCTTGAGTTGGGCTGTCAAATACATGGTCTTGTTATTAGATTGGGTTATTCGAGTTATACTTATGTTGTCAATGCACTTATGGGGTTGTATAGTAAGTGTGGTTTATTGGAGTTTGTTGTTCTCTTGTTTAATGATATGCCAAAAAGGGACATTGTTTCGTGGAACACTGTGATTGCGTGTATGGCTGAAGAGTCTATGTATGATAGAGCATTTGAAATGTATCGTGAGTTGAGGAGAAATGAATGCTTGATAGCTGATCATTTCACTGTTTCGACTCTTTTGGCTGCATCTTCTCGCTGTTTGGCAGTGAGAGAAGGCCAAGAACTTCACAGGCATGCTCTTAAAAGTGGATTACATGGTAATTTGAGTGTGAATAATGCACTTATAGGGTTTTACACCAAGTGTGGAACCTTGAAAAATGTAGTGGATGTGTTTGAGAGGATGCCTGTGAAGGATGTATTTAGTTGGACTGAAATGGTAGTGGCATATATGGAATTTGGACATGTTGATTTGGCGATGGAGATTTTTAACAGCATGCCTGACAGAAATTCTGTTTCTTATAATGCCCTTTTGGCTGGATTTAGTCAAAATAATGAAGGGTTTAAGGCACTGGCATTATTTTGTAGAATGTTGGAGGGAAGAATGGAGTTGGATGATTTTACATTGACCAGTGTTCTTAATGCTTGTGGATCGATGACCGACAGGAAGGTAAGCAAACAGATTCATGCGTTTATCCTCAAGCTTGGTTTAAAATCAAATGATTGTATTGACTCAGCGTTGGTCGACATGTGCACACGGTGTGGGAGAATGGATGATGCCAAAAAGATATTTCATGAGCTGCCACTGGACCATGATAATTCAATTGCATTGACATCAATCATAAGTGCATATGCTAGGAATGGGCAGCCAGAAGAAGCTATTTCTCTGTTCTTGGTCAGACATTCAGAGGAATCACTAGTTGTTGATGAAGTTGCATTAGCCACTATTCTTGGTGTGTGTGGAACATTAGGGATTCAAAAGTTTGGGGAACAAATCCATTGCTATGCCTGGAAACATGGTTTAATGTCTGATACCGGTGTGGGGAATGCCACGATCAGCATGTACTCTAAGTGTGGTGAAATGCGAAGTGCAATTAACACCTTTGAGGCTATGCCTACACATGATTTAGTATCATGGAATGGTCTGCTGACTTGCTATGTCCTTCATAGGCAGGGGGATGGGGCATTGGATACGTGGACGAAGATGGAGAAATTACGAGTAAAACCCGATTCGATTACCTGTCTCCTTGTGATATCAGCTTACAGACACACTTCCAGAAATTTAGTGGATGGTTGCCAAAAGTTCTTTTCCTCGATGCAATCCTCATATAACGTAAACCCCACCTCGGAGCATTATGCAGGTTTTGTGGGTGTCTTAGGCTATTGGGATCTGCTTGAAGAAGCAGAAAAGATAATTAGTGCAATGCCATTTGAACCCAAAGCTTCTGTTTGGCATGCTTTGCTTGAGGGTTGTAGGATACATGCGAATGCTATCATTGGTAAAAGGGTCATGAAGAATATACTTTCTATTGTCCCGCAGGATCCTTCTACGTTCATACTAAAGTCAAATCTTTACTCAGCATCTGGAAGATGGCAGTGTTCAGAAGTTGTTAGGGCGGAAATGAGGGAGAAGGGTATTCGAAAAATACCAGCACGCAGTTGGATTATATTTGGCGACAAGGTTCACTCCTTTTTTGCTAGAGACAAATTGCATTCACAGTCAAAAGACATATACAGTGGCTTACAAATACTTATTATGGAGTGTCTGAAAGCTGGATATGTACCTGATACAAGTTTTGTACTTCATGAAGTGGAGGAGCATCAGAAGAAAGACTTCTTGTTCTACCACAGTGCAAAACTAGCTGTAACCTTTGGTCTTCTTATGACGAGACCCGGAAGACCCGTTCACGTTATGAAGAATGTGCTTCTCTGTGGTGACTGCCATACATTCTTCAAATATGTTTCCGTTGTCACCAAAAGAGATATACATGTAAGAGATGCTTCAGGTTTTCATCATTTTGTAAATGGTAAATGCTCGTGCAGGGATAATTGGTGCTGA